The Toxorhynchites rutilus septentrionalis strain SRP chromosome 1, ASM2978413v1, whole genome shotgun sequence genome contains the following window.
AACAACAAGGAGCAGATCCCCAGATTGAATGGTATTATAGACGACTTAGAGATACAACAGTCCAAAATccatttggctgaaatgaacAATTCCAATGGATTTCATGCGCTCATGAAGCTTGTTTGGAAGCAAACCGCTCCACTGTTCATGGAACCGTATATGGGTAGGACTGTCATCATGTGCTTTCTTCAGTTTGGAATGTTTCTTACCGCTCACGGAATGTATGTATTTTTCCCTGGAATTTTGAACCAGATGCTGGAAGCACAAGAGGCTGGTGTCAACAGGACTACCACGTGTGATTTGATTATGTCTCGTGGATATTCTACAAGAGGGGATACGGCACATCAACAGGGATGTAGCCAAACCTTGAACATTACAACGTACGAACTCACGTTCATCTTGGAAGCAATTCATACTGTAGGATTCGCCGTCATCGGATTGATCATCAACACTGTGGGGAAGTTGCTTATTATGGAGATCGTTTTCGTGTGCTGTGGTATATCTGGAATAATGGTGATATTCGTAGACATCCCCTTACTCGCCATTTGGCTCTACATGATTCTGATGATGGGTGGGCTAAGCGCTTGCGTAACCAATACCATTACAGTGGATCTGTTTCCCACTAATTTGAGGTGACAATTTCACAAAATCTATTCATTAATTATCATTGTTAATATTATTTCAGGGCAATGGCCGTTTCCATCTCGCTAATGTTCGGTCGGTTAGGGAGTGTTACCGGTGCTAACATGCTCGGACTATTGCTCGACAGCCAGTGTCAGCTAACGTTTGGGATTGCCGGATCCCTCATGCTTGTTTGTGGCGTGATTGCGTTTTTCATTCCGAACATTCACAAAAAAGTGAATGCGTCGGAATAGTTACCTACAAAATATACTGATAGGCAGAATAAATAGCACACCTcataatttattgattttttctcatttatttGACTCAAATTAAAGTAAACGCACTCTAATCTTTTTTGATATCTTAATTATTACTatctgacccggcgaacttcgtcctgcccacgATAGATATTTACATTAAAATGATAGCGAACACTCACGTTTCCCTCCAGATTGTTTTTCCTGAGCGATATATATTCGCGAttagggttgccacatttaaatctgtaaaatcttctgaaaaaatccatatatctgtatttttatcagaaaaatctgtataaaaaaccTGTAACACAAATAGGTATCGAAAAGTTAAGGggttcggttttcaaaaaattaaattttgacgtctgcgacactagtaaataaagtccgattgagctaaaattttgcatagggtgttttatagtgcaaatcaacatttcgcaggaagtCGTGTGAGAAATCGAGAAGGCCATTATTCCGGAAAAAAGACTAAGTCAAGATTTCATATACAGTTCGGAGGAGGTTCGCTTCACCAATCAAATTGTATGAATTTGCTCTCAACAAACTATTAAATTTTAAAGATTTGTTCCCATAGCAAAATAATTTCGAAATGAtgacataacaaaaaaaattttgaactgAAACACCAGAAGCGAACATATTAGACGGAAGTCATAGGTTCGATATAAAAATTGAACTATCCAGCTTACCAACCAACGAGCATTCTTGCCTGTGATATCGCACCATCAGAATACCATCTCGGAGAGCCCTGAAAAAAGTGGAAAGGAACGTGATCAATGAAAGTGTCGTACGCAGCGGATTGTGTTTAgcttctttatttattttatattaagTTACCCAAATACAACAACGCGAATTGGGTTCAATCGGAACGTACATTTTAACGGGAGTAGATTGGGAGAAGATAAAGCAAAATATTCGCTACTTGGAGTTACATTTTAAACTGTTGTTAGTTTTCGTACAACGACTGGTTCATATGACCACATCCTACCATGTTACCGATCGCAATAGCTGACTGTTCATATCAAAAACTGTACACTTCTCACGTTGGTGTGTAACTATCCCATCATGTATGCGTGTgtggatgtttttattttcataaaatattttgtttcaatTACCCTCTTAggtatatgtgtatgtatatatCAATAAGTTTAGCTTATATCCTTTTTTTCTCCGTTTTAAACATGTAAAAAGTAACATCTTCGAATCATTTTATAGCTTACGTTTATTAATAAATAAAGATTATGGAACGAAAGAAAGAGTGCAACTAAGTAGCTTAACTGTTGTAATTGGAAATTCAACGACTGCGAAATTGTTCATGTCTTGTATCGTGTTGACCTGTCATAGTTGCTTCAGCCATAATATTTAATACTTTTCAAGTGCGGAAGGTCAAAGATTATACACTTTCTTAACAGATCCcactaataataataatcattCTATTatgttggtgtgtgtgtgtgtgtgtgtgcttgtGTGTATAAATGGTACCCACGGCATTAGATGGCCAGGTGTAATGTCTACTAGAGGTCCGGCAATCACGATCTCTTTAGTTTTGTTAGTATAAAAATAGATCACATCCCTTCGTCCCTTTGAATTTTGGTTTAACTTAATTAACAAAAGGTGTGGCATAAATGATCGTGAGTGCATTTCGGACCACCTTGCACGACATGAGGACGGGCACCAGGATGCCAGGGTGTCAGATTAGGATGCCGAACGAAAGCACCACATTTTATCCACCTCAGCTTCATTCGAACGTTGGTTAAGAGATAAATTAAACATAACAATGTTTTAAATATTAGcaataaaatcaaacaaaaaatgtcaaTAATTGTAgaagtaataataataataaaagtgGACGCTTTTTATCTCACAATCGTAAGTTTTGATACATGTTGTTTTGATTATTTTATCTTTAGGTGTTTTCAGTTGCTGTTGCTGCAATAGTTGTAACCAATTTTTAAAGCTACGTTTTTGTGTTGTCCGTTTTCCGTCTATCTGCTGTCATGAAGCATTCacccaacaaaaaaataatacggTTCCCACCCCGTTGGAGGGAACGCATGGAACGATCGAATGTTGTCTAGTTTACTTTCCGCAGAAACAAGCCGAAATACCAACCTTTTCCATGGTACCCCGCATCGGTTGCGGCTCCACCACAGTGGTTAAATCTTCTTCGCTACTGGTGCTGGCCAGGAGCTACCACCAGTCTCATTTGAACTTGGTTCTCCCCGGAAGGGTTGGACTGTCGGGAGGAGTTGAGACGGTGGTACCGGAAGCGAACTGATGATGCGACGTTAAGGTAGATGCTCCACCAGCAGACGACGTCGTTGGCATTGGCTTGGGTGGCTTAGTAATACCCGGCTTGAAGGGGTGATGCAGCTTCCGGAGGGGCCGTGGTGAAGGCTGATCCAGTGTAACCGATGCCATCGCTGTTTGCTGGGTGACTTCACGTGCAGTTGCTACAATTTCTGGGTGATGTATCCACGCTGCAAAACGAAGGCAGATGTTTAGCAATTAATGGttatatattatttttgcaTGAAAATGAAGGACTTGTTGAGCATAGTTAGAATATATACAACATAgtcaaacaacaaaaacaaaactttcTGAAAGCTGTGTTCAGTAGAAATCCAATCTTTCTTATACCTAACCTAACATAATCCGATTGCATTTATACAACGCCAGAAACAGATTACAATGCTATCTATTATCTATCATTAGATTGGTTTTTACTCAATATTTCGATTTCGTTTAAATAGTTGAGTAGTTAAGTTCACCCAGTAACTGGAGTATGGTTATTTAAACCCACTTGTTGGTGTATCTACTTACTTTTTGATGACGTTCTATGATGATCGATCAGTGCAGCTGCCAGCGGAGCGTTCACTCCACTCGTGGCCACTGTCGTTCCACTGGACCCACCGATAACACCAACTGTACCACCAGAGACGGTTCCTTGGGGCGGTATTGGGCTGAAAATCCTCGCAATGAAGTCCTCCAGAGTGCTGTTTTCCTTGTGCCGTGTTGCCACGGTATCCATCGATCGATTGCGCTCCTCGTAGCTGAGAAAATAGAAACATCATCAAACAAAGCCTTGTATACCCCCCCTCCCCATGCTCTTCGAAACTTACTACTGCTGATATAGCGACAGTGATGTCCTCTTCGCCCGGCTCGCATTTATCGCCGAGGCTCGCACAAGACTCGCAAGGCAGGAACCACCCACCACCACCTCATCGGAGAGAGGACCAAACCACGGTACGTCTGGCTTCTTGTTGACCGTCACCCGAAACAGTCCGCTTTTCAACGGATAAATCACGATCAGTACGTCGCAGAACTCGGTCGGCAAAATGTCCCTCCGATAGTCACGGTTGTGTTCGCTCCACACAATGTGAACCTCGTCGTTTCCCAAGTGTCTGGTTTTGTTCAGGATAGCCTCGGGCG
Protein-coding sequences here:
- the LOC129763638 gene encoding synaptic vesicle glycoprotein 2B-like: MENSKPDEPDKRTAIHCDGVTLDEALSLIRFGKFNYLLIAIAGMIHTAVLMETIGISFVIAVAECDLRMSTQQKGILGAIAYVGIIVSSHLWGFLADTRGRRKVIVPTLFLASTITLVSSFMSSFWAITVCRFLTGFFISGASATVYPYLGEFHSNKTRSRAILGASFVYGFGCLLLPTLPFLVMNQPWDLPIPLLGIVYRPWRLFLAICGLPGFVSAVALLKFPESPKFVFSRGNTEHAIDIIHQIQCMNSNNKEQIPRLNGIIDDLEIQQSKIHLAEMNNSNGFHALMKLVWKQTAPLFMEPYMGRTVIMCFLQFGMFLTAHGMYVFFPGILNQMLEAQEAGVNRTTTCDLIMSRGYSTRGDTAHQQGCSQTLNITTYELTFILEAIHTVGFAVIGLIINTVGKLLIMEIVFVCCGISGIMVIFVDIPLLAIWLYMILMMGGLSACVTNTITVDLFPTNLRAMAVSISLMFGRLGSVTGANMLGLLLDSQCQLTFGIAGSLMLVCGVIAFFIPNIHKKVNASE